In the Sulfitobacter pacificus genome, one interval contains:
- a CDS encoding patatin-like phospholipase family protein: MAKQTGKLRINLALQGGGAHGAFTWGVLDRLLQEDDIEIGAISGTSAGALNGAALKAGWVKNGAQGARDNLDWLWMQVAGVDDLEKTNWMAPFGVGALSRAMEYSWPVAMADAINNVTSPYSYGPFYRNPLTDIVAKFDYDKVCNSVAPHLHICATRVRNGKIKVFSGDEISPEAIMASACLPTLFQAVQIFDPQTNRVEPFWDGGYTGNPALFPLFDDALPADIVIININPLEREDLPVTPKEIQNRINEISFNSSLLRELRAIDFVQRLLDEGTLPESRMHRVRVHMIADDDLMAQLSVATKTVPNAAVIAKLKQAGQTAAERFLTDHKGKIGKESSVNLRQMFA; encoded by the coding sequence ATGGCAAAACAGACCGGTAAACTGCGGATCAACCTCGCGCTTCAGGGGGGCGGTGCCCATGGGGCTTTCACTTGGGGCGTGCTTGACCGGCTGTTGCAGGAGGATGACATCGAGATTGGTGCCATCTCCGGCACCTCCGCCGGGGCGCTGAACGGGGCCGCACTGAAGGCCGGATGGGTCAAAAACGGCGCGCAGGGCGCGCGGGACAATCTCGACTGGCTTTGGATGCAGGTGGCGGGTGTCGATGATCTGGAAAAGACCAACTGGATGGCCCCGTTTGGCGTTGGGGCGCTGAGCAGGGCCATGGAATACAGCTGGCCTGTGGCAATGGCGGATGCGATCAATAATGTGACATCGCCCTATAGCTACGGGCCGTTTTACCGCAACCCGCTGACTGATATCGTTGCCAAGTTCGACTATGACAAAGTGTGTAACTCTGTCGCTCCACATCTGCACATCTGTGCCACCCGGGTGCGCAATGGCAAGATCAAGGTGTTTTCCGGCGATGAGATCAGCCCGGAGGCGATCATGGCCTCGGCCTGTTTGCCAACCCTGTTTCAGGCCGTTCAGATTTTCGACCCGCAGACCAACAGGGTCGAACCTTTCTGGGATGGCGGCTACACGGGCAACCCCGCGCTGTTTCCCCTGTTTGATGATGCACTGCCGGCAGATATCGTGATCATCAACATCAATCCTTTGGAGCGTGAGGACCTGCCGGTCACCCCCAAAGAGATCCAGAACCGGATCAATGAGATCAGTTTCAATTCCAGCCTGCTGCGGGAATTGCGGGCGATTGATTTTGTTCAACGCCTGTTGGACGAAGGCACGCTGCCCGAAAGCCGCATGCACCGTGTGCGGGTGCATATGATTGCCGACGATGATCTGATGGCGCAGCTGTCAGTTGCGACCAAGACCGTGCCAAATGCTGCTGTTATCGCCAAGCTGAAGCAGGCAGGACAAACGGCGGCAGAGCGGTTTTTGACGGATCACAAGGGCAAGATCGGCAAGGAAAGCAGCGTAAACTTGCGTCAGATGTTCGCCTAG
- a CDS encoding 3-hydroxybutyrate dehydrogenase yields the protein MAFTIDLSGKTAVITGSNSGIGLGIAWEFARAGADVVLNSFTDNEEDHALAQQIADETGVTARYIQADMSKGAQCRNLITQAGRCDILVNNAGIQHVAPIPEFPEDKWDAIIAINMSSAFHTTAVALPKMRQFGWGRVINVASAHGLTASPYKSAYVAAKHGVVGLTKVTALETAKDPITCNAICPGYVLTPIVEKQIPDTMKEYDMTREEVIENVMLTRQPSKEFATVEQLGGTATFLCSDAAAQITGTTVSVDGGWTAL from the coding sequence ATGGCTTTCACCATCGACCTGTCTGGCAAAACTGCCGTCATCACCGGATCGAACTCTGGCATCGGCCTTGGGATTGCCTGGGAATTTGCCCGTGCCGGTGCGGATGTTGTGCTGAACTCCTTCACCGACAATGAGGAAGATCACGCGCTGGCCCAGCAGATTGCGGATGAAACCGGCGTCACTGCCCGGTACATTCAGGCCGATATGTCCAAAGGTGCGCAGTGCCGCAATCTGATCACCCAAGCGGGGCGTTGTGATATTCTGGTGAACAACGCAGGTATCCAACATGTCGCACCGATCCCCGAATTCCCGGAGGACAAGTGGGACGCAATCATCGCCATCAATATGTCCTCTGCATTTCACACCACCGCAGTGGCCTTGCCCAAGATGCGCCAGTTCGGCTGGGGCAGGGTGATCAATGTGGCCTCTGCCCATGGGTTGACGGCATCGCCTTATAAATCGGCCTATGTGGCGGCGAAACACGGGGTTGTTGGCTTGACCAAGGTAACGGCGCTGGAAACCGCTAAAGACCCGATCACCTGCAATGCGATCTGCCCGGGTTATGTGTTGACGCCAATTGTTGAAAAGCAGATTCCCGACACGATGAAAGAATATGACATGACCCGCGAAGAGGTCATCGAGAATGTCATGCTGACCCGCCAGCCCTCCAAGGAATTTGCCACCGTTGAGCAGCTGGGCGGTACAGCCACCTTCCTGTGTTCGGATGCTGCGGCACAGATCACCGGCACCACGGTCAGTGTTGATGGCGGCTGGACAGCACTGTAA